A window of Pseudoliparis swirei isolate HS2019 ecotype Mariana Trench chromosome 13, NWPU_hadal_v1, whole genome shotgun sequence genomic DNA:
GCCGCTCTCCAAACCCAAACCCTTCCTCACTTTGACAGGACGAGCTCACTccatcaacaacatcaacagGTATGTcaagtttttagtttttctccTGGCTCAATTCTTCGATTTCTGTGGTTCGTTATTAAtagttttgggatttttttgctTCATCAGGAGCAACACGGCGGTCAAGCCTCCCTCATCGGCTTCATCGGTTGcgtcttcctcatcctccatgCGTCCCCCGACTCCCTCCACCAGTGTGTCGCTGCCCTACTTCAGGGGCTCGGGACCCTCAGGACCCCTCCGACCCCCATCCCGAGCCAGCGCTGGGGCCTTGTTCTCATCCTCACctggccttcctcctcctccccctctgctgCAAGGCGCCGGCCACTCGACCGCAGCAGGTACAGACAGGAATGCTGCTTTTCACTACTTTCACTGTTCAGCTGTTCACGGGACCACGATGACTAATATGTGACTGAAATAAGCCAAACCCAGACTTCCTCTGGCGGTCGGCTGGCTTTGTCTGCGTTGTTGAGGAAGTTGTTATAAATTGATGAACGGAGGTCTGAGCACGTCAGCAGTGCAAATATAGCATTACTGCACCATATTGCATTTGTATACTTTAATAAGTAGAACTGTGAAAATTACATGTTGTATTGTGTCCGTTTAAATTGGCAAAATAATGTAGCAACATTtggctttaaaaatatatatatatacaacattttttatttaatataattaactTTTAATTATTTCCTCTCCCTTTTTATTTCCTGCCGCTGTAGACCAAGAATTACTGCGTCAGAACTTAAACTCCCACTTCTTGAATTCACAAGACCGCGACGGCAGACGCAGTGTCCCGGGGGCTGAAAACAACGAGGCGGCCGCGGGGAGCTCCACTCCAGGTGGTCAGTCGGCATCGAACTCCGGACCGGGTTCGTCGGGCCGGGCGTCTCAGAACCAGACCAGCATCCCGCCTATGGCCTTCCAGTTCCATCAGCACaaccaccagcaccagcacacgcacacgcaccaaCACTTCACGCCCTTCCTGCACCCCACAGCGACCGCACCGCCTCTGGTGAGAAGCTCTGCGTTGTTATGCTGAACGTCTGTGTCATACTTAAAATTCCACTGTGGAAGGAATGTGGACCGAGTTCAGTGTTATTCTTTTAGGGAGTTTTAACCCATGCACTGGTTTTGTCTTTTAGTTTGATAAGTATGCAGGCAAAATGGACGGGCTGTACCGACACCCTGTGAGTACTTTGTGTATTCTCACTGATTATGTTGGTGATGATAATTTACAGATAAGGACCTTAAATCAAACAACAACGTGGCTGAGAATACATTTCAGCTGTTTTCGGACCGTAAAACTTGAAACAATAACTAGATTTAAAGTGCACAAACAACATGGATTTAATTAACGTGTTCAGCTGCTCAGTGGTTactaagctgtgtgtgtgtgtgtgtgtcttggtagTTCTTCCCAGAGTACCCGCCACCCTCAGTGCCGAGTATCCAGCCTGTGATTCCTCCCACTGGGCCGTTCAGCTCTTTGCAAGGAGCATTTCAGCCAAAGGTAAGAAGAAAAAATCCCACTGCAGCATTTTTGATACCAGTTGGGATTTCTCACTGGAGGGtaattactagggctgtcagcgttaacgcgttaatctatgcgattaatttggccgcgattaacgcactaaaatattttagcgcagttaacgcaactttgtttacttccggtgtgcgttgacgttgttgcactcctctgagtgtcaagccgcggcagtgcggtttgacactgtttccgttttaaaaacaattatttctccgcgaaaatacggagcagaaatcagtttaaactcctggatgaatcagtcgggtttcctcctccgctccttcctcctgtctgctcctcccatccacagaggaacagaggggcgacgtgtcgggtgacactcgtcacacgaaacccttcaccatgatttgtcaatccatttgtctgtcaacatttagcgaaaaaaacaaccaatgaacactcagtaaatcacaaaggaccgacccacctcacaggtgaggctcattagcagcctgacagtcagagaagacagagaacacggTGCGAGGACAACTGTGCCTCattatagagagctgagattgttctggaatgtttgatgtataacacatggggatgtgtcacatgcaaaagcctttaaaaggtgaatttacattattttgttAAATCGAGAAAATGAACCCAGCTTCCAGAGGGttacgtgacatatttgaatgtcagtcagtttaccaaggccactggttctgctgctgttcaatgttaaagatgacaggaccaatcgGTCTCAAATAAACCttgttttactaatctgatgtttcactgaagaaacaatttatcattcacgatattaaatacctcgctggcactttatatgtaggagcatttttgaaaacacagctctgtgtgaagttttgtctttaaaaaataataaaattaaacaagtgtctaaaatacacgctgtctgaagggtttactcgttcatttagaagatttagtctttagaagaagaaaaaacttttaattgcgattaatgaatttcaaaatgtgcaattaattagttaatgtttttttaatcgattgacagccctagtaattaCACATTGCCTCTCTCACAGCAGGGGTCCCATAAGGCCTCACCATGACTCCACCTTTGTAAACTCTTGTCCCTACTTCTAAAAAAGTGATTCCAGAATCTGTTCTGGTCGAGTCTCCACTTGGTCCTGTGAGCTTCAGTTGAGCTCGGCACACACTTTACTATTTtagaaatattgttttattctgaCTTGCGCTGTATGAGTACAATTATCAGTCAGATTTTATTTTGGTGCGAGGACTCAAGAAAAATGAACCGACATGTTGGTCCAGTGTTAAGTTTGTCAGCAAACATTTTTGCCGTATTTATTTGTTGATACATTTTTACAACGTGCTGATGTTATTCAATTTGAGTTATTCTGAGTGAAACATGATGCGGAATTTAGCGTCACATTTCTATCTCGTTTTATCGGGGGAAAGACCATTTCGGTGCCAGATAACCTTTTTAATGTTATATATGAGAGAGATATGAGATAAGTTGAATGTTAAGTCGGTACCACTCGGCCAAGATGACTGAACACATAGTTacattaaatttaatttaatttagctgacgcctttatccaaagcgacttacgaTCATGATACATTTATACAACGTAGACACAGCTGCagagagcaactcagggttaagtgtcttgctcaaggacacattgactagatTGAAaaacggacctgctaaccacgaTGCTCTCTGTTCGTTTttcaaggcactgaacccccagctgcttcccgggcgcttcaccgcagcccactgctccttaataactaaggatgggttaaatgcagagaactaatttccccttggggattaataaaagtgtatattcttatacaACCAGGAGAAATGTCCTTCAGCAAAATCCATTTCAGTATCAGGACACTGTTTTGAGAAAAGTATTTGACTAAAAGATTACCTTCAATTCCACTGACTGAATCTCGACCAAAACAAAAAGGCTGACATGTTACTTTAAACCAACTGTAATTTTCAGTGAACAACTAAGACTAACGCTAAATTGAAAGGGAACCCTGCACTGGCCTCACGGACCGTTCTGGTTATACACAATCGTCAATAAATCTTTGTTTGAAAGCGGTAGAATTGTTTTGCATTTGGGTGTGACAGCCTCTTGTCCCTCAGGGAGCGGGTTCTGATATATCCTCCCGACTCGGGGTTGTGCCTCACCACCTGCAGCCCAAAGACCCCAGGGTAAGGACGACACGCTCTACCCAGAAGTTCTTCAGATGTCTTTTTTGTCTGCATTGATCTGTACGAACGTGGACAGGCAAAGTTTAAACGAGGGTTGTGCTGCAACACGGACTGCTGCAGGGAAGAGTGCAACAAATACTCCTGAcaaagagagacatgtagatttatttattttttctttacacTTGTGTTTTCTTGTAGCTAATTAACCCATTTGGGACATCGTTGAAAATCAATAATGTAAGCGAAAAACAGATGTTTTTGAATCCCTTGGCTCCTCAATAGCTTCAGCTTGTTTTTACTTTCTCGCTGCTTCACTCGGTCTTTGCACTAATCTCACTTGTAATCTTGCTACTGGTCCATTCTCTGCCATTGCACACCCAGTTACAGATTTCAGAATCCAGAAAATAACCTGTTCATAATGTACGTGGTTGTTTCCCCTAACCCGATCCCTGTGATTTTCTTTGATCCTCGCTTATGCATTTTTAACTTATCCTGAACTCTCGTGATTAAACCTCATCTCCAGCTGCGAGATTCACAGGTATAACGTTGTAAACCTCTTGTGATCTTTGTGCTGTGCAGAAACCAGGAAAGTGGTGTgctatgcatgtgtatgtggcCTGGATGATTCTGAGCCATCAGAAAAAAGTAAAGGTACGTGTTTCTTATTAAAACCACCATGTGAAAAGTTCACTCTAATTGTATTTGGAGAATAAAACCGTGAGGTCGTTTCACCCAAGTGAGAAATGGTTACCCCTTTAAACGCTCGTCTCTTTCAGCTGATGCGCGCTGATCCTCACAAGTTGGACTTCAGTAGCGACCTACTCGCACATCTTCCTGGAGCCGGAGGACTGGGCCCCATGGGGCCCATGGGAGAAGCCATGCCTCCCACTCATGATCTGACCCGACCTCCCAGTCTGTTCTCAGCTGCAGGTGCATGTCAAAACATTTCTGTCTTTTCAGAGCagctgcgtgcgtgcgtgtgtgcgtgcgcgcctgtgtgtgtgtgtgtgagtgagttttctgttttttggacAAATTGaagttaataataatttaatcttTCACGTCTGTACATGTGTTTTATTgacgtatttttaaaataatttccgTCTCTTGCCACCCGTCGTCGTTTGCTTTTGGTTTCGCTCTGTCCTCCTCACAGCCGAGGCTCGACAGCATCGCtacgtcgtgtgtgtgtgtgtgtgtgtgttttgtgtgtgcgcgAGTAGCGACACGTACTTGATTCTGATGAATGGTaacattttgtttctttttactcCTACTTCTCTCTCAGGGGCAGTCAATCCGTCTTCCGCtcctttcatctctccatcaacGCCgcactcctctttcctcccaccAACTGCACACTTGGGTAAGAGCGGCTTTAAAAGGCACATCTGTATGCCACTTTTACGCCACAGCAAGCGTCTGTCACTTTGGTTCACCCGCTCCACATTTGAACTTCGACGAATAGAAACAGTTTCCTGAAAAAGTTCATCACAGCTTAAAGCTCTTTTTAAATGTAGGAATGAACATCTGCATCAACACTGTTTCTAATGTTCTACCTGTGTGTTTAGATCCGTATGGCCGATCCCCACCCTTCACCCCACTGGGAGCCCTTGGTTCTGGTGCCTTTGGCGGACTTGGCAGCCCAACACTGGGTCAGTATTACGGTTTCTCTGCTCTTGAAACACAAGGTCtgcagtagggctgcaacaacgaatcgataaaaatcgattattaaaatagctggcaacgaatttcattatcgattcgttgtgtcgcacgattattacggcgctcaatatgtcgcggagtataaaaaaagttgagttgagcgcagaccggcgcaggagaaacaagagcggagcggagggagaggacagacagaacgctgcgttgtgagagccaatcagcgctgagctgctcctccgttcgTGAATCTAATTGTCTGCTGCTGCCCTCGTGAcactggatgcggaagtcattcacgtcgtcggagtgacattcacggagctgggTGCGCCTCCGGGCtatgtcatgaacccagacaccagggtgctgcatgtcacgacgtgtgtgacatttccacaagaagtacaacgtagaaaaagtggttatttttCCGTGGCGGATtgtggaaaatatttttccacggagaaaggcaacggagataagccccgccccctcaccgacacgtTTGACGTATGACCACAAACAGTCggctgagtaaactcaggagcgtAAAGTGCTGTCggttctgtttgtgacgggttcatacacatgttgaccagtggatctccaggacctttccaggactttaaaccaaatttccatgattaaacattttgtgaaaactgtgtattcatgaacaagtgagaagatgttgtacttaaactaacaatgagaattccaaagcatacagtatatattccgtttaaattaacatttgaatataacaaatttgcattacttttccaaagattgtgtgattttatttttttcaattacttttcgaGGCctagaaatagccatttaaaaactccatgacttttctaggttttccatgaccgtacgaaccctgttttgaataaagggttgaaaattagtttttttgtttttttatccgattaatcgaaaaaaataatcaacagattaatcgattgtCAAAATAATCGTTGGTTGCAGCCCTAGTCTGCAGACTTTGCCTTAGTCTGAGCGCGTGAGCAAGGGGACAATTCATGCTGCCTTGTCGAGAAATGCTCCTGGTTTTGATTGCAAACGGGGGAACGTGTACAGCGAGAATTACATATTATAtgtctttatttaaagtttCACGGGTCATGaactttgttttgcttttgttgCATCATGCACTTTGACATGAAACAAGACTTCAAAGAGATGGTTGAGGAAAAGGATGAATCTACCTTTTTCGAAGAGGAAGTGGCCGTTCAGGCTGAAAACAGAGGTGGTTAAGTGTAGCTTCAGGTACCAGTGAGTCCAGTTTGAGCAAAACATCCATCAGTTTGAAGGCTCATCAGACACCGATGAGATCGTTTTGTAGCTCAAGACGGTGGTTTTGGTAGTAATGAATCCTCCTCTCCATACCGGCCTTTAAGTGATCCCTTCCTAACGCAACCACCGGGAAGTATCTCTTCGCCTGCTGGGGGAAGCACAGAGAGGGAATTGGGTACTAAAAGAGTCTAACTCGGAAGACACTTTCTCTATTTGGCTGCTGAAGCCTCATCTGAATCGCACAAGGAAGGATCTCTTCAAAAGGATCTCTTCTTAAGGATGAACACTTACAGCaaccagaccatcaacatgctTGAGTTTCTCTTGTGTTAAAGAGTATGAACGGTTTGTAATTACAATTTGTTACTGTGATTGTTGGAATTcaggaaaagtgtgtgtgtgtgtgtatgggggagGAAAACAATGAGTCCTCTTGCCATGGCAGTGCAATATTCcatgttttaaaatgtgcaaaCCAGCGACGCATCCTTCTGAGTGGGTGAGGAGCTTGTTGAGGCTTGTGGAGTCGCACCAACATCGCCAATCAAGTCAGAGCCCACGCTCGGATAAGCTTTGTTTTAGAACTCAATTAATATAGTAATTGGCCAAATAAGatcattaaaatgtgtaaagGGGTTACTAAAGAAGATTATTGAGgattatatgtctatatatttatcttatgcttttatccaaagtgacttgcaATCATGTTACTTTCATACAGCgtacacacagctacaggaagcaactcagggttaagtgtcttgctcaaggacacatcggctTGGGCGGGGATTgtaccgccaaccccctgattgaatgACAGACCACTGACGGATTAAGCAGGTTATTTTTAATTTACCGTGAAGCCGTCCCGGACCGTATACGGTCTATTCTTGAGTTTTTCTGTACGTTTTTATTATCTTTGAAGATGTGATATACCTGacgatacattttaaaaacacatagcCTCAAATTAATCCCACTGAGATATATGCCcctatgcaattaaaaaaaatctggaaATCTAGAAATACCTGATAAACTAATAAGTTAACAAGACAAAGAATCTGATAAAGTGTTGTAACTTTTGTTAAGTTAGTTGGTCAACAAAAAGACACCCAGCTGTAAACTGGACTGGTTTGTCTTGAGCACAGCGTCGACTCAGCACGTCGCTGTCCGATTGTGATTGGCTGCTGTCGGTTTGACTCGAAGTTCAACATGAAAGCATCAATTAAAGATAATGTTTTATTGGGAGGTTGTTTTGTTGTGTCGGACTAaatgtgcgttcacaccaaaagcgacgcgatttttttcgcgcgaccgaatcccatgaaaagttaaCATACAGACGCgacatttttccgggcggcgcgttttcagcggtgCAATTTTCGCCctgagtttaaatatttcaactttgaggcgataattttgccactcgggccaatcagctctcgagttgctccgcgcgtcatcgctgtgccgccgctgttgaatcagaacaagacggacaataatcttatgaacacaataacatatattataatgttatgaatacaataacatatattatatattataatgttatgaacacaataacatattataatgttatgaacacaataacattataatgttatgaacacaataacatattatatattataatgttatgaacacaataacagagtttagatgttccgctctcgtagggCTTTATTCATTAGCAGGCTCTGTGTTTGGTCCTAAAGATTCTCCAGCCGGCGTGGTCGAAGGCCTGTCCAACCCCAACCACCATGACCCGTGGAACCGTCTGCATGGCGGGCCGTCGGGCTTCGCCCCCGGGCCCAGCTGGACCAAAGGGCCGGACGAGAGGGACCGAGCGAAGGACATGGAAAGGAGAGACGGCCCCCACATCAAGGATGAGAAGGACAGGTATGACATCATAAAGGCTTTGATGTTTAGAGACAACGTCCTGCTGTCATTGAGGTTCTCTGACAGCTGGATCATTAGTCCAGATAGGGGGTCCATTCAGGTCCACAAACGGACAGGAAGACCAGCTCAACCTGTGGAGTCTCTGTCCGGACACGTCATTCTTGGCGGAGAGTCGTCTCTCGCGCTCACTATTCCTATTTGTGActaaatgttttactttgtgaggcattctttctcttttaaaacattttagtgACATAATTGGCTTACGGAGACTTAAAGACTTTCTGAAGTGTCATTTGAGTATTTTGCACACGGATGTCTAAACAGTCGTGTGATCACGGATCTCCCAGGGAGGAAATAAGCAACAATTGAAGAAAAAACCCCACAATAACTCAccaaatagattttaaaaatcTCCATTTAATGACAAATGTGAAGTCAAAAAGATAAATACAAGGATTGGTATGAATGATGTCACTTCTGTTTTGCAGAGACAATATGCTCTATGGCCGACAACCTGTGAGAATGTCTCCAGTTGCCTCCACCTTCAAGCCCCGCAGTAGCACCCCGTCATCAACCCACATCAAcggccacagcagcagcagcacccacGGGGGCGGAGCCGGGCCGATTGAGGACCTGACGCGCAGCTCAAGCAGAGACCGAGACCGCGAGCGAGACCGGGACGGGGACAAGAGGCCGCAGCAAACGGTGTCTTCGCGTGGACCTCCTTCCTCTTTAGTAGCTGACCGGGACAGGCCGCGGTCTTCCTCGTCCTCTGTGCTCAACACGCCGCCGCCCTCCAACCGCTCAGCCCCGTCCCCCATGGAGCTTTACCCGCGTCCGATGGGCCAGGGGTCACACGGCCTCCACAACGAACCCCAGCACTCCCAAAGAGACGGTAACCACCCTTCTTCCTCCACGGCGTCTGTCTCCGTCACTTCTTTGTCTCAGGCCAAGAAGTCTGACCGGACCACCACGCCCGTCTCCAAGCCGCCGATGCTCCTCCCGCCGGTTAAAGTCAAAGAGGAGCggaaagaggagccggagcacATACCCATCACGCTGCCTCCGCCTGCACCCAATCACAGCTTTGAGCGTCCCAACAGCCATCCTCACCACCATCGGTCCGGcaccccttcctcttcctctctatcACTGACTCCCACTCCCGGCGTTCCCCTCATACCTCCCAATCCTAACCCTCACCCTCCTTCACACCAACATCTCACACTGCTGGACCGCTCCAGGGCCATAGATGCGTATCTGGGCACGGGTGCGGGGGGTTTGATGATGGGTCCAGGGGGAGAGCGCTTCCACCACGGTCCTGGACAAGGACCGTCACAGGGTCCACACAGCTTCACCTGGGACCCCTGGAGGGAGCTGGCGGCTCAGCAGCAACATCAGCACCGCAGGGAGGCGATGGCACTTCGAGCAGACCCCCACTTAGCCCTGCGAACCGATCCGCATCTGGCCCGACTGCTCCAGCATCAGCGCCTCATGGAGGCGGACAGGGCCGCGGCCATCGCGGCCGCCAACCCTCACCACCCTTCGGTATCTACCTCTTCTGCCCGCCAGGAGTTCGGCCTCATGGCCCACCACTTCGAACGCCCTCCTCACCTCGGACACCCGGGAGGAGGGCTCATCGACGAGGAGCAGCGCGCCCAGATCCTGAGGGAAGACTTTGAGCGCGCGCGCTACTACGGGATGCACCCGCACATCCCCCACGGCGCGCACCTCTCGAACCCCTCTCACGCTGCTACTGCCGCTCACCTGGAGCAGCTCCACCCCGGCCTTCTCTCCCACTCGCTCCACCACGGACCCCCCCCTGCCGCCCAGCACCACGCTGGCCTCTTCGCCCGTCTAGGCCAGCTGAATCCGCACCACGTGCCCAACGGCATCCTGGCAAAGACCCCCTCGGGGCTGGTGGGAGCCTTGGCGGTGGGGGCGCCACCTCCGCTCATTCCGTCCATCACCAGCCGGTCGTCTACGCCTCCACGGAGACTCGGAGGCCCGGGCGACCTGGAGATGTACAGCGCCCACAAAGACGGAGAGTCCAGATAGTACAGGGACCACACTGGAGGAGATTAAGGGAAATGTCAGGATCACTGTGCTGCTCTCAACCTGCCCCCCCCTTTTCCTCTTGCAGACTACTAACCCCTGCCCTTCCAGTTACACAACCAAACCAGCTCCACCCCCCCGCAAACAAGAGTAACCATGACTGGCTGGAGGTGATGGAAGGGAGGCGAATGCAAGACTCATCAGTGTGACTTGGACTATGCGCAATGGTTCTTCTATCAGTGCAATTTAAAGGTACATGGGTTCTGTGCATCCTCGGTCTATTTTTATGTTATACTGGCTGTTGGTTTCCACAGTCGCCCAGTTTCCAAAAAAGGTTGTAGGAAGAGACGAGGCCGAGGACGGCTTTCATTTGTCCGGGGAGTTAAGATCCAAGAATTTTTTCCGGGTGGATTGGAAAATGCCTTCCAGAGGGACGTGCACACGTCAGGGTTTTTTGGCCTCAGCTCGATTATTCACTCATGGGATATTATCATGAAGCCTTCCTTTGACATAAATCAACCCTGATTAGGTATTGCAGATGAgggtcttttttgttttgtttttttggtcatCGTGGAAAAAGACATATTACCGATGAGACCGTTGCACCTCAGTTTCCCGCTTCACCCAAAAGTCGACTCCTCCTCAGCTTCACTGATCATGAGATTCAACCTTCTTGTTCTTTTCGCTCGTTTTGTTTCCGTTTCCATTGTCAAAGGATGAATGGGTGAAATGAACTGTGCTACACTGTGAGTGAACACAGTATTTGAGAGCTTCCTGTAACTGTTTCCCCACTCTCCTCTTGACTATATGAGCAGGACCAGATTATAGTAGTCTAGAGAAATTGCCTTTGTAATTATTATTCTCAACATTAATTATCttctataataaatatattcactgttatgttatttgtatttgtttcggGTATCAACCAGtactctttccccccccccaggtaGTAGTCTGTTTCAAATCATGCAGAAGGCGTCGCAGAAAACTGTCAAAGTGCTTGTGAACATTTCAGCCTCTTCAAGGATCTCATCTACGACTTTATTACGCTGAGAGGGATGTTTGCCTGTGTGTCTTTGGTTGTGTGTTCTATCCATATGGGACTGTGGGAGCCTTGTACATTGAACTGTTGAGTTGTTTCATCAATAAAAGTAAGTTATATACATGGATAAATGGGACATCTGCTGAAGAACGGAGGGAAAAAAATATAAGGACTTGTGTCAGAAGACAACTAGACAGTGGGTATCCTGAGAGGGAAAAGACTGGGTCGATTATTTTAATATGACCATTTTATACCTTTCAAACCCCTCCCCTAGAGACCACAAAGATTAATTATTAAATG
This region includes:
- the fbrs gene encoding autism susceptibility gene 2 protein homolog isoform X1, giving the protein MEVPSRSAGFRQSRRSRSQRDRDRRRRRRVDPAEQRATSLSSGSDREARGTDNVLGPAGTGGRDCRRRPGFGRHRPPRRRKRESVSCEEDIIDGFAIASFVSLEALEMDCSLKPSQRTDMLGRRKKGKRGPEENGRGPLSEPEEGAPHSYSSNCWNKSKNKRRKIEGHPLETGYICDTESDTGDKASDNDMDPVFTVSTRKVVEPAPSNMGTTIGKICPPLPARCGGVSRLMVTPRVSGLERSQEQNLEQHFPEPVSSSTSSAPFSCLPPPVTVTAAGTVPRSSPLNGNGSRHNGSPPLSKPKPFLTLTGRAHSINNINRSNTAVKPPSSASSVASSSSSMRPPTPSTSVSLPYFRGSGPSGPLRPPSRASAGALFSSSPGLPPPPPLLQGAGHSTAADQELLRQNLNSHFLNSQDRDGRRSVPGAENNEAAAGSSTPGGQSASNSGPGSSGRASQNQTSIPPMAFQFHQHNHQHQHTHTHQHFTPFLHPTATAPPLFDKYAGKMDGLYRHPFFPEYPPPSVPSIQPVIPPTGPFSSLQGAFQPKGAGSDISSRLGVVPHHLQPKDPRLINPFGTSLKINNKPGKWCAMHVYVAWMILSHQKKVKLMRADPHKLDFSSDLLAHLPGAGGLGPMGPMGEAMPPTHDLTRPPSLFSAAGAVNPSSAPFISPSTPHSSFLPPTAHLDPYGRSPPFTPLGALGSGAFGGLGSPTLDSPAGVVEGLSNPNHHDPWNRLHGGPSGFAPGPSWTKGPDERDRAKDMERRDGPHIKDEKDRDNMLYGRQPVRMSPVASTFKPRSSTPSSTHINGHSSSSTHGGGAGPIEDLTRSSSRDRDRERDRDGDKRPQQTVSSRGPPSSLVADRDRPRSSSSSVLNTPPPSNRSAPSPMELYPRPMGQGSHGLHNEPQHSQRDGNHPSSSTASVSVTSLSQAKKSDRTTTPVSKPPMLLPPVKVKEERKEEPEHIPITLPPPAPNHSFERPNSHPHHHRSGTPSSSSLSLTPTPGVPLIPPNPNPHPPSHQHLTLLDRSRAIDAYLGTGAGGLMMGPGGERFHHGPGQGPSQGPHSFTWDPWRELAAQQQHQHRREAMALRADPHLALRTDPHLARLLQHQRLMEADRAAAIAAANPHHPSVSTSSARQEFGLMAHHFERPPHLGHPGGGLIDEEQRAQILREDFERARYYGMHPHIPHGAHLSNPSHAATAAHLEQLHPGLLSHSLHHGPPPAAQHHAGLFARLGQLNPHHVPNGILAKTPSGLVGALAVGAPPPLIPSITSRSSTPPRRLGGPGDLEMYSAHKDGESR
- the fbrs gene encoding autism susceptibility gene 2 protein homolog isoform X3 translates to MEVPSRSAGFRQSRRSRSQRDRDRRRRRRVDPAEQRATSLSSGSDREARGTDNVLGPAGTGGRDCRRRPGFGRHRPPRRRKRESVSCEEDIIDGFAIASFVSLEALEMDCSLKPSQRTDMLGRRKKGKRGPEENGRGPLSEPEEGAPHSYSSNCWNKSKNKRRKIEGHPLETGYICDTESDTGDKASDNDMDPVFTVSTRKVVEPAPSNMGTTIGKICPPLPARCGGVSRLMVTPRVSGLERSQEQNLEQHFPEPVSSSTSSAPFSCLPPPVTVTAAGTVPRSSPLNGNGSRHNGSPPLSKPKPFLTLTGRAHSINNINRSNTAVKPPSSASSVASSSSSMRPPTPSTSVSLPYFRGSGPSGPLRPPSRASAGALFSSSPGLPPPPPLLQGAGHSTAADRDGRRSVPGAENNEAAAGSSTPGGQSASNSGPGSSGRASQNQTSIPPMAFQFHQHNHQHQHTHTHQHFTPFLHPTATAPPLFDKYAGKMDGLYRHPFFPEYPPPSVPSIQPVIPPTGPFSSLQGAFQPKGAGSDISSRLGVVPHHLQPKDPRLINPFGTSLKINNKPGKWCAMHVYVAWMILSHQKKVKLMRADPHKLDFSSDLLAHLPGAGGLGPMGPMGEAMPPTHDLTRPPSLFSAAGAVNPSSAPFISPSTPHSSFLPPTAHLDPYGRSPPFTPLGALGSGAFGGLGSPTLDSPAGVVEGLSNPNHHDPWNRLHGGPSGFAPGPSWTKGPDERDRAKDMERRDGPHIKDEKDRDNMLYGRQPVRMSPVASTFKPRSSTPSSTHINGHSSSSTHGGGAGPIEDLTRSSSRDRDRERDRDGDKRPQQTVSSRGPPSSLVADRDRPRSSSSSVLNTPPPSNRSAPSPMELYPRPMGQGSHGLHNEPQHSQRDGNHPSSSTASVSVTSLSQAKKSDRTTTPVSKPPMLLPPVKVKEERKEEPEHIPITLPPPAPNHSFERPNSHPHHHRSGTPSSSSLSLTPTPGVPLIPPNPNPHPPSHQHLTLLDRSRAIDAYLGTGAGGLMMGPGGERFHHGPGQGPSQGPHSFTWDPWRELAAQQQHQHRREAMALRADPHLALRTDPHLARLLQHQRLMEADRAAAIAAANPHHPSVSTSSARQEFGLMAHHFERPPHLGHPGGGLIDEEQRAQILREDFERARYYGMHPHIPHGAHLSNPSHAATAAHLEQLHPGLLSHSLHHGPPPAAQHHAGLFARLGQLNPHHVPNGILAKTPSGLVGALAVGAPPPLIPSITSRSSTPPRRLGGPGDLEMYSAHKDGESR